The following are encoded together in the Zingiber officinale cultivar Zhangliang chromosome 8A, Zo_v1.1, whole genome shotgun sequence genome:
- the LOC122010909 gene encoding putative protein TPRXL — protein sequence MSATSSSPPLLSLASDRTSSSSSSRPSPEPTLPLPSFSSPGQCCSSRRRWLPTLLLPLSPPLSSDTGLSASSSLLRLTRPPVICPPRDAAAGLTTSLSSSPRDAAAGPTASLSSSLRIAAAGPKVSLSLRLATLPLDARRCALSALIEPSSHRCIQAFGRWLYFDSCAYVVFLSV from the coding sequence ATGTCGGCCacctcctcttctcctcctctactCTCCCTCGCCTCCGACcgcacctcctcttcttcctcctctcgccCTTCGCCGGAGCCGACACTGCCGCTTCCCTCCTTTTCTTCCCCGGGACAATGCTGCTCCAGCCGACGCCGCTGGCTTcccactcttcttctccctctctcgccGCCACTCTCGAGCGACACCGGCCTCTCCGCCTCCTCCTCTCTCCTGCGACTAACACGACCGCCGGTCATATGTCCTCCTCGCGACGCCGCTGCCGGACTGACaacctccctctcctcctccccgcGTGACGCTGCTGCCGGACCGACagcctccctctcctcctccctgcGTATCGCCGCTGCCGGACCGAAAGTCTCTCTCTCCCTCCGCCTCGCGACGTTGCCGCTAGACGCACGCCGCTGTGCGCTTTCGGCACTGATCGAGCCTTCGAGTCATCGTTGTATTCAGGCCTTCGGGAGGTGGTTGTATTTCGACTCGTGTGCTTATGTTGTATTCTTGTCCGTATAG